The genomic interval CCCGAAAAGGCCTTATCGTGATTGGACGAAATATTACCGAATGGAAACAGGCGGAGGACATGCTACGAAAATCCGATCGACTCTCCATCGTGGGGCAGCTAGCCGCGGGGGTGGCTCATGAAATCCGAAATCCGTTGGCGACCCTAACGGGGTTCGTGCAGCTGCTGAAGGAACAAGCGAAGGAAAACACGCATTACTATGAGATCATGCTCTCCGAGCTGGATCGCATTAATTTTATCGTCAGTGAATTCATGATGCTCGCCAAGCCGCAGGTGCTTCATTTTGAAAAGAAAGATCTTACAACCATCCTTCATCATGTTGTAACGCTTGCCAATACACAGGCGATCATGAACAATGTAGAGATCAAAACGAACATTCCTGATGAACTCCCCCCGATCTATTGTGAAGAAAACCAATTGAAGCAAGTGTTTATCAATATTATGAAGAACTCGATAGAGTCGATGTCAAAGGGTGGGGACATAACCATTGATGTCAGCCAGCCAGATCCCGATCATGTGCTTCTTCGGTTCACCGATGAGGGAGGCGGCATCCCCGAAGAGAGACTGGCGCGGTTGGGTGAGCCCTTCTACTCCACGAAGGAAAAAGGCATGGGGCTTGGCCTGATGGTGAGCTACCGCATCATCGAGGCGCATAAAGGGACCATCCGGATCACGAGTAAGGTGGGGAAAGGGACGAGTGTGGAGGTGGTGCTACCAAGAGAGCTTGGAGAGTAGGGAGTGAGGGATGGGGGAGTTGGGCCGGGTTTCGAGAGATTCCGCCGCGGTTTCGAGAAATTCTGAGTGGAACTCGAGAAATACTCGAGAAATTCCACCCGAATTCGAGAAATCCCAGCGGTTCGGGATCCACCCTAGATTTGGGGCAAACCCAAGAACGGGGTCAGACCTCATTCTTCCAAGAGAGCCGGAGAGTAGGGAGTGAGGGACTACCCCTTTTTCCAGTTGCAGAGTTAAGGGGAGAAATTTCCGCTATTTGTTGAATTGAAGGAATGGAGGGCAAATTAGGCGGAGAATGTTCCGTTAACAAGTGGAAAATCCACTTTTTCCTTGTAATTTAGGCAAATAACGGAAGTCTTTCCCGTTATTCGCCGCCCAATGACCTCGTTTTTAGAAATAGGAGAAATTTCTCCGCTTATTTCCTGCTAGGAATAGGAAGAACGGGATCAGCTCCTTCCAAGTGGCTGAAGCCTTCCCTCGGTGATAAGTTGCTCAAATTCGTCTACTGGGACAGGCTTGCTATAGATAAAGCCTTGGACTTGCTCGCATCCGTATTGCTCCAAAAGGACAAGTTGCTCTTCGGTTTCTACCCCTTCGGCTACAATTTCCATCCCGAGCCCTTTTGCAATTTGGATAATGGATGTGGTGATGACTCTGACTTTGTCATCCTTAGATAAATCTTGAATAAAAGAGCGGTCGATTTTTAGCGTATGGAGCTTAAACTGGGTGAGATAAGAAAGCGAAGAATACCCCGTCCCAAAATCGTCTAAGGCTACTTTCACTCCGAGCTCATCCAGTTTTGTCATCGTCGTTTGGGCGGCTAGTGGATTGCTGATAAAAGAGGTCTCCGTTACCTCCAACTCGAGCTGAGGTCCGTCTAGATCATAATCGTCCAATAGTTGCTTGATTTCTGTAATGAAATCTCTTTGCATAAATCGTTTAGCTGAAATATTAATAGAGATGGGAATCAAGGGCAGACCTTGTGCTTTCCAATCCTTGACCTGCCGGCAAACCTCGCGGATAATCCACTCCCCGATGGGGATAATGAGACCGGTTTCCTCACTGAGAGGGATGAACTCACCAGGAGAAACCATGCCCCATTCAGGATGGTTCCATCGAATGAGAGCTTCAGCTCCGATGATCTTGCCTGAATGAATGTTAACTCGCGGTTGATAATAGATAAGAAACTCATTGTGATTAAGCGCCCTTCGCAGTTCCTTTTCTACTGAGAAGGTTTTCCTGGCCTTCTTGTTAATTTCTGAATTAAAAATACAAAATTTATTTTTTCCCTCTTCCTTTGCTTGATGAAGCGCCGCATCAGCGTTCTTCATTAAGCTTTGCGCGTCCTCTCCGTCAGAGGGGTAGAAGCAAATGCCAATGCTTGTTGTAACAAAAAGCTCATACTCCTCTACAATGATAGGCTCCTTGATCCTATGGATCAGCTTTTCTGCCAGAGCTTTGACCTCAACACGATCTTTATACCCTTTGACGAGTAAAGTGAATTCGTCTCCGCCCATCCGGGCCATAAAGTCTCCCTCTCTTTTGCATTGCAGAATGATATGACAAAAAGATTGAAGAAGCTTATCGCCTATGGCATGACCGAGCGTGTCGTTCACATATTTAAACCGATCCAAGTCAAGGTAAAGGACAGCGAATTCTTCGTTGGTATCCGCTGCAACCTGCAGCATTTCATCAAGTGTCTCTTCAAAGAACCTCCGGTTGGGTACATGGGTTAAGGGGTCAGAATAGGCAAGATACTCATTTAACCTTTCGACTTTTTTCCTTTCCGTAATGTCCCTTCCTACAACCACGAGGCCTTTTCGATCTCCATTAGAACGGAAAACAGGCACCTTAATCACATCGAAGATCAGGTTCTCCCCTGTTGACAGGGGGATGACTTCCTCAGACCGAACAGTCTCCCTTCGGTTCCAGGTCTCCTCATCAGATTCCATACAGAGTAAAGCTGGTTCTGACCTAAGAGGATCATGCCCCATAATCTCTAGATCAGTTTTGCCTTGATAGTCTAGACCTTTCAACTCATAGAGGGTTTGGGCATACTCATTCGCTTTAATCCAAGCTCCCCGTCCATCTTTAAAGCATACGAAGTCTGGTATAGCATCAATGAGAGTGGATAGGGATTGCTCGCTCTCCCTCAATTGTTCTTTCATTCTCTTCTGTTCACTAATGTCCGTTCGAATGGAGATGTATTGGTAAGGTTTTCCCTCCTCATTGAGCAATGGGACAATGGTTGTCTTCACCCAGTAACAAGAGCCATCCTTTGCACGGTTTTTGACCTCTCCTTCCCAAAGGGAACCAGACCGAATGGTCTCCCATAACGCCTGAAAAAAAACAGGGGGATGATGCCCCGAATTGATGATACGATGACTTTGGCCAACCAGTTCTTCTCGGGAGTACTGAGAAATGCGGCAGAAGGCATCATTGACGTCCGTTATCATGCCACGCTCATCTGTGATCGCTAGAATCGTAGACGCATTGAGAGCAAACTCAATCTCCTTATACCTTTTGATGGATTGTTCTAATGTTAGGAACCTCATGAAAGATCAGGACCTCCTTAAAAATTGCCAAAAAGACAGCTAGGTTTCTAATAGAAAGGGAGATAAGCCCATCTCCTCAATGAATTGACGAGTTTCTTGTTCTACCCCGACGATTTGCAACCTTCCGCCTTGTAAAAATAGAAGCTTCCAAACTCCAGCCAGAACAAGAAGGGCTGATTTATCGATCCGTGGGTTTTTCTCTACAAGAAGTACAAATTCTAGAGTTCCTTCGTTCATTTCATTAATGATCTTTTGTCGGATGACCAAGGCGTCATTCTCATCCATTCGTCCATCTTCTAGGGAATAATCGGAAGCATCTAGCTTCATCACTAAGGTTGTCATGTTTTCCACACCTCCATTTATACTATAGATAAGGTGTTAACCTTATAAATGTTCAATTTTTCACATACTATTACATGAAGCAAAAGGCTTTCCCTATTACATCAATTCATTTGTGGTTTGATTTAATGAATCGGTAGAATAGGCGATCTCGGATGAAGCTTCGGAAATTTCAGCGAGCGTCTTCACAAACATCTCTAATTCCTTTTCAATGGCTTGATTTTGTTCTTTCGTTTGACACATAGCTTCTAGAATTTCATCAAAACATTCCACCGTTTGGCTTACATATTGATTCCCGCTTTCAATGAGGCTGTGGATCGATTGAACAGACTGAGAGACATGAGAGACTTGGGTATCCGTTTGGGCTACTAAGGCTGAAACACCGGAGATGGATTGCTTCGTTTGATCGGCTAGCTTTCGAATTTCACCCGCCACGACCGAGAAGCCTTTCCCATACTCACCTGCACGTGCCGCCTCAATGGCTGCATTCAGGGCAAGAAGGTTCGTTTGATCGGCAATAGAGGTAATCATCCCGACAATATCTTGAATCTTCTTTGAGACATTCTGTAAATCCTCAGAATCCTGCAGAATTTTATTCATCCTGTCACGGATGGAGTCCATGCTCTCTTGTTGATT from Ammoniphilus sp. CFH 90114 carries:
- a CDS encoding bifunctional diguanylate cyclase/phosphodiesterase, whose translation is MRFLTLEQSIKRYKEIEFALNASTILAITDERGMITDVNDAFCRISQYSREELVGQSHRIINSGHHPPVFFQALWETIRSGSLWEGEVKNRAKDGSCYWVKTTIVPLLNEEGKPYQYISIRTDISEQKRMKEQLRESEQSLSTLIDAIPDFVCFKDGRGAWIKANEYAQTLYELKGLDYQGKTDLEIMGHDPLRSEPALLCMESDEETWNRRETVRSEEVIPLSTGENLIFDVIKVPVFRSNGDRKGLVVVGRDITERKKVERLNEYLAYSDPLTHVPNRRFFEETLDEMLQVAADTNEEFAVLYLDLDRFKYVNDTLGHAIGDKLLQSFCHIILQCKREGDFMARMGGDEFTLLVKGYKDRVEVKALAEKLIHRIKEPIIVEEYELFVTTSIGICFYPSDGEDAQSLMKNADAALHQAKEEGKNKFCIFNSEINKKARKTFSVEKELRRALNHNEFLIYYQPRVNIHSGKIIGAEALIRWNHPEWGMVSPGEFIPLSEETGLIIPIGEWIIREVCRQVKDWKAQGLPLIPISINISAKRFMQRDFITEIKQLLDDYDLDGPQLELEVTETSFISNPLAAQTTMTKLDELGVKVALDDFGTGYSSLSYLTQFKLHTLKIDRSFIQDLSKDDKVRVITTSIIQIAKGLGMEIVAEGVETEEQLVLLEQYGCEQVQGFIYSKPVPVDEFEQLITEGRLQPLGRS
- a CDS encoding STAS domain-containing protein, producing the protein MTTLVMKLDASDYSLEDGRMDENDALVIRQKIINEMNEGTLEFVLLVEKNPRIDKSALLVLAGVWKLLFLQGGRLQIVGVEQETRQFIEEMGLSPFLLET
- a CDS encoding ATP-binding protein, which codes for MNKTNSKPAVTSLKVPLLYLIISMGWIFFSGKVLVKYGYDSERFSVVHSVVELIFVITTVCLLYFLIYRQIKTERRAKELWQEREEQLRYLIDTIPDFVCYKDAKGRWVEANAFAIQLFQLENVAYKGKTDKDLAELGGYYQEAFLYCYGCDQEALKSSHPVRAEEVIALPDGGRLTFDVLRVPTSFLDGSRKGLIVIGRNITEWKQAEDMLRKSDRLSIVGQLAAGVAHEIRNPLATLTGFVQLLKEQAKENTHYYEIMLSELDRINFIVSEFMMLAKPQVLHFEKKDLTTILHHVVTLANTQAIMNNVEIKTNIPDELPPIYCEENQLKQVFINIMKNSIESMSKGGDITIDVSQPDPDHVLLRFTDEGGGIPEERLARLGEPFYSTKEKGMGLGLMVSYRIIEAHKGTIRITSKVGKGTSVEVVLPRELGE